CATCTACCCCGAGGAGGCGCCGCTGAGCGCGTTCGTCCTCAGCTGAGCCCCACACAGTTCGGCCCCGGTCTTCCGAGAGGAAGCCGGGGCCGAACTGTTTACTGTTGCCGGGTTCCTAGATTTTCGCGGCCGCGTCCGCGCCGGCCCGCCGACCGCTGAACACGCAGTCGGAGATCGACAACCCGCTGACGTAGCTGTTGGAGCACACACCGACCGCGGTGCGCCCGGCGGCGTACAGGCCCGGCACCACGCCGCCGTCGCGGTGCACCACCGCTCCGGTGTCCTCGTCGACCACCAGACCGCCCAGCGTCAGCCCGGGAATCGGGTAGAACAGCGAGGAATCTGCGGAGATATCGATGGAGTAGAACGGCCCCCGCTCCATCGGCGGGCACAGCGACGGATCTTTGTGCGCGGGATCGCCTGCCCCGCTTGCGATTCCACGGTTGTACTCGTCGACGGTCTTGCGCAGCGCCGCGGCGTCGATGCCGTTCTTGGCCGCGATGCCCTCGATGGTGGCCGCCTTCTTGTGGCCGATGGTCCGCAGGTACCAGATCTGCAGACGCTGGAACACCATCGTCTGTTCGGTGATCTGCGCGGAGATCTTCCGCCACGTCGCGGCGTCGTAGATCGCCCATCCGGTGCCGCCGAACTCGCGCATGAGCACGTTGCCGTGGGCGGCGCCGTAGAGATCCTCGTTGGCGATTCGTCGCCCGTCCGCCCCCACGGTGAGCCCCTCCAGGAACGCGCTCGGCGGGGACAGGAACCGCCAGGCCGTGACGTTGCCCATCTTGTCGGTCACTCCCCCGGCGTCGAGTCCCAACCGGATCCCGGTGCCGTCGTCACCGACGGTGCCCAGTGGCGAGATCTTCAGGAACTCCGGCGCATGGCGGCGGACCCAGTCGCGGTTGTTGATGAACCCGCCCGCGGCCAGGATCACCGCGCCGGCGCTCGCCTGCGCCTCGACACCGGCCTCGTCACGCAGGCGTTCGCCTCGGGCCACGGCCCCGGCGACCGCTCTGGGCATCCAGGTGCCCAGCTTGCCCGTCGCCTTGGCGATGCGCCGATGCCGACGCGCGTTGGGGTGCCCGGGGTCGGTCACCGTGTACCGGACGCCGGTGACCCGACCCTCGTCGTCCTGGATCAGGGAATGCACATGTGCCAGCGGTGTGAAGTGCACTCCCTTGGCCAGCGCGGAGTCCCGAAGGCGCTCGAACAGCACCCGCCCGGAACTCATGCCCGGCGCGAGGACGCGGTGCCCGCGTGGCGCGGGTTGCGCGTGATCGACGTAGGAATAGGCCTTTTCGTTGCCCGAGTAGTAGAGGTAGTTGTCGTCGGTGGGGTACGACGTCTTGTACGACGGCACCGCCCCGCCCCGGAACGGCACGCCCTGGGCCTTGAGCCACTCGATCAGTGCCGGGCTCTGCTCGCAGAACCGGGCCAGGGTCTCGGGTTTGACGGCGCCTGCCACCTCCCGCTCGAGGTAGGCGCGCATGTTCTCCGCGCTGTCGGAGTAGCCGCCCGCGCGCTGCTCGGGCGTTCCCGCACCGGCGTAGACGATCCCGCCCGAGTAGGCCGTGGCGCCGCCGCCGTAGCCGCGGTCGAGCACCAGTACACGGGCACCGTGGTCGGCGGCCTCGATCGCGGCGGACGCTCCAGCCGCCCCGAACCCCACCACGATGACGTCATATTCGCGATCTGTTGGCATCCCTACTCCCGATCAGAGGACGGACTTGATCTGTTTGGCCACCATCCGGGCGGTGCGCCGCGGCGCCAGCCGCGACAGTGTGTACAGCACGTGAGCGTCGGTGCCGATGATCACGCGGTAGCGGTCCTTGGCGATCCCGGCGACGATCTTCTTCCCCGCGGCCTCGGGCGTGGTCACCAGGGCGCGACGTCCTCCGGCGTCGATCATCTCCACGCCCGAGTTCTGCGCCAGGTTGGTGGAGACGTTTCCGGGGAAGATCGTCACGACATGGATGTCGGTGTCGGCGAGTTCGGCGTCGAGCCCCTCGCTGAAGTGCTGCACGGCGGCCTTGCTCGTGCTGTAGAGCACCTGGCTGGCGAACGGCACCAGTGCCGAAAGGCTCGACATGTTGGTGATATTGGCTTCGGGTCGTTGCCGAAGGACCGGCAGGAAGGCCCGGCACATCTGCACGGTGCCGAGGAAGTTCACGGTCGTCACCCGGTCGATCTGGTCGACTTCGAGGTCACCGAACAGTGCGAATTTCTGGGCGATTCCGGCGATGTTCACCAGGCCGTCAACCTGGCCGTGGACGTCGAGCACCGCGTCGGGCAGCCCGGCCACCGCGTCTCGGTCGGTGACGTTCAGAACATGGGTCGACATCCGCGCCCCGGTGCTGCGGGCGCGCTCCGTCGTGCCGGCGAGGCCCACTTCGTCGAGGTCGACGGCGGCGACGTGTGCGCCGTGCCGGCTCAGTCCCACGGCGACTTCGCGTCCCATGCCGTTGCCGGCGCCGGTGACGACGAAGACCTTATCCGCGATGCGCACGCGCATCCTCCGCTTCGGCGAGCACCGGCACGCTGCCCTGCAGGACCGCGGTCTCGATGGCGGACCGCAGCTGCGGGCACAGCGGCAGTGCCTGTCCTGCATGGCGATGCGGGTCCACGCACTTCTGCCGTGCGGCTGCGCTCCACTGCACGCTGGTCTGCTCCCAGCTGGCCTTGCGCACCAGCACGCGCGCACCGCACGTCCCGCACCCGACCGGCCGCATGGGCGCATCGGCGAGCCGGTTGTCGGGCCGCACGGTCACTTGTTGACGCCCACCAGTCTGGGCAGCCGGCCCGCGGCCAGATTGTCCTGGACCTCCTTGAGCCAGGCCTCCCGCGGACGCGTGGTGTCGATCTCGAACTCGAAGCGGTCCACCATGTCCGGTGTCACGTCGGCGACGTCGACATAGAACTGCTCGTACCACCGCCGCAGCTGGTAGACGGGGCCGTCCTCCTCGCACAGCAACGGATTGTCGATGCGCGCCTTGCGTTTCCAGATGGCGACATCCTGCTCGAAGCCCATCTTGACGAAATCGCCGAGTGCCACGGCCATCTGCGTCGCGACGTCGTGCGGAACCACATCGGACATCTCGACGGTGATGCCGTACTGCAGCACAAAGGAATCGGCGTCGATCGGATAGTGGCAGTTGAGCAGTATGGTGCGCTGGTCGCCGTGCTCGTAGTGGTAGGTCAGGTCGTCGATCATGAAGGACGGCCCGTAATAGGAGGCGACCGACGTGGTCCCGAGGATCTTCGCACCCTCACCCGATCCGAGGTCCGGTCGCGCCTCGCTTTTGTAGTACTGCGTGGCCACATGGCCCTCGAAGACGTTCTTGAAGCCCGTCGGCAGTCCCCCGTGGATATAGAAAAAGTGGGCCATGTCGACGACGTTGTCGATGATCTCGCGGCAGTTGGTGTGCACCACCGTCGAATACCAGTGCCAGTCGGTCCACCGGTCGGTGCCCACACCCTCGATCCGCGGGATCGTCACCTCAGGCGGCGGCGGGTTCTTCTCCGGGTCGTTCCACACGAACAGCATGCCGTCCTGCTCCAGGGTGGGCCAGGTGGCGGTGCGGGCCAGCTTGGGCACGCGGCGGCTGTAGGGGATCTGCTTGCAGCGTCCGTCGCCACCCCAGCGCCAGTCGTGGAACGGGCAGGCGATCTCGTTGCCCTTCACCTCGCCGTCGGACAGATCGCCACCCATGTGCCTGCAATATGAGTCCAGCACGTTGATCTTCCCGTCCGCACCGCGGAAGACCACGAGCTTTCCACCAAAGGCGTTGATCGCGTGCGGTTTACCGTCCCCCAGCTCACGGATCAACCCCAGGCAGTGCCAGCCTCGCGCGAATCGTGTCGGCGCGGCCTGCGCCTCGATCTGGCGAACCTCGCCGGTGCCGCCGTCGGGCTGCAACGATGTCATACCGGCCATCCTCGTCATGTGTCGCTTGCAAAGACCTTTCGATGTAACACCGGCGCGGGGTCCGAATGGGTCTGCTGTTCCACTGACCGGGCGGGCCCGGCGCACGCCTGACGGTTGACACCCGAGAATCGCGCGGTGACTGATCCCCAGAACCTCACCGTCGATCTGCTGGTTGTCGGCTCCGGCACCGGAATGGCCGCGGCACTGGCCGCGCACGAACTCGGGCTTTCGGCAATGATCGTGGAGAAGACCGGCCTGGTCGGCGGATCGACCGCACGCTCAGGTGGCGCGTTCTGGATGCCTGCCAATCCGATCCTCTCCGAGGAGGGTTCCGATGACACCCTCGACGCCGGGCGCACCTACCTGGAGGCTCTCGTCGCCGACACCGCGCCGGCCGACCGGGCCCGGGCGTTCCTGGATCACGGCACCGCGACAGTTGAGATGCTGCGACGCACCACGCCGATGAAATTCCAGTGGGCCAAGGGGTATTCGGATTATCACCCCGAGCGTCCCGGCGGCAGCGCCGTCGGCCGAACGTGCGAATGCCGCCCGTTCGACACCGCCATCCTCGGCCGGGAGCTGTCACGGCTGCGGCCGGGGGTGATGAAATCCTCGTTCCCGATGCCGGTGACCGGTGCCGACTACCGCTGGTTGAATCTGATGGCCCGCGTGCCGCGAAAGGCCATCCCGCGCATCATGCTGCGCG
This genomic window from Mycolicibacterium goodii contains:
- a CDS encoding FAD-binding protein, which gives rise to MPTDREYDVIVVGFGAAGASAAIEAADHGARVLVLDRGYGGGATAYSGGIVYAGAGTPEQRAGGYSDSAENMRAYLEREVAGAVKPETLARFCEQSPALIEWLKAQGVPFRGGAVPSYKTSYPTDDNYLYYSGNEKAYSYVDHAQPAPRGHRVLAPGMSSGRVLFERLRDSALAKGVHFTPLAHVHSLIQDDEGRVTGVRYTVTDPGHPNARRHRRIAKATGKLGTWMPRAVAGAVARGERLRDEAGVEAQASAGAVILAAGGFINNRDWVRRHAPEFLKISPLGTVGDDGTGIRLGLDAGGVTDKMGNVTAWRFLSPPSAFLEGLTVGADGRRIANEDLYGAAHGNVLMREFGGTGWAIYDAATWRKISAQITEQTMVFQRLQIWYLRTIGHKKAATIEGIAAKNGIDAAALRKTVDEYNRGIASGAGDPAHKDPSLCPPMERGPFYSIDISADSSLFYPIPGLTLGGLVVDEDTGAVVHRDGGVVPGLYAAGRTAVGVCSNSYVSGLSISDCVFSGRRAGADAAAKI
- a CDS encoding SDR family NAD(P)-dependent oxidoreductase, translating into MRIADKVFVVTGAGNGMGREVAVGLSRHGAHVAAVDLDEVGLAGTTERARSTGARMSTHVLNVTDRDAVAGLPDAVLDVHGQVDGLVNIAGIAQKFALFGDLEVDQIDRVTTVNFLGTVQMCRAFLPVLRQRPEANITNMSSLSALVPFASQVLYSTSKAAVQHFSEGLDAELADTDIHVVTIFPGNVSTNLAQNSGVEMIDAGGRRALVTTPEAAGKKIVAGIAKDRYRVIIGTDAHVLYTLSRLAPRRTARMVAKQIKSVL
- a CDS encoding Rieske 2Fe-2S domain-containing protein, producing the protein MTSLQPDGGTGEVRQIEAQAAPTRFARGWHCLGLIRELGDGKPHAINAFGGKLVVFRGADGKINVLDSYCRHMGGDLSDGEVKGNEIACPFHDWRWGGDGRCKQIPYSRRVPKLARTATWPTLEQDGMLFVWNDPEKNPPPPEVTIPRIEGVGTDRWTDWHWYSTVVHTNCREIIDNVVDMAHFFYIHGGLPTGFKNVFEGHVATQYYKSEARPDLGSGEGAKILGTTSVASYYGPSFMIDDLTYHYEHGDQRTILLNCHYPIDADSFVLQYGITVEMSDVVPHDVATQMAVALGDFVKMGFEQDVAIWKRKARIDNPLLCEEDGPVYQLRRWYEQFYVDVADVTPDMVDRFEFEIDTTRPREAWLKEVQDNLAAGRLPRLVGVNK